From Rhizobium oryzihabitans, the proteins below share one genomic window:
- a CDS encoding LysR family transcriptional regulator, producing the protein MDRLEAMSLLIDTLDEGSFSAAAKKRGVPVATLTRKIGQLEQHLGAALLVRSTRKLSLTDAGQRYLAGARQIITQVAEVEREAAGEFREPTGRLVVSAPRMFGRLHVLPIVKDFLTLHEGISVDLQLNDGNVNLAAGAADIAVRIGALADTSLIGTRLGSMRTVVVASPALLDRHREVQHPDDLKFLPSIKLTLPTPADAPEPQKTKIYWPEGQIRLLVPSTEAAIDAAEAELGFVRLLHYQAAEALVAGRLRLLLASFEGEPAPVHILHAALPQLPQKTRRFLDFASSRLRATLIAVGKA; encoded by the coding sequence ATGGATCGTCTGGAGGCAATGTCGTTATTGATCGACACGCTGGATGAGGGCAGCTTTTCGGCTGCCGCGAAAAAGCGCGGCGTGCCGGTGGCAACACTCACCCGAAAGATTGGACAACTCGAACAGCACTTGGGTGCCGCCCTTCTGGTTCGATCGACCCGTAAGTTGTCGCTGACTGACGCCGGACAGCGATACCTCGCAGGCGCACGCCAAATCATAACGCAAGTGGCGGAAGTGGAGCGAGAGGCAGCAGGTGAATTCCGCGAGCCGACCGGACGGCTGGTTGTTAGCGCACCGAGAATGTTTGGTCGCCTCCACGTATTGCCAATCGTCAAGGACTTCCTGACCCTTCACGAGGGGATTTCTGTCGATCTGCAACTCAACGACGGCAATGTCAATCTTGCGGCGGGTGCCGCGGACATCGCGGTACGGATCGGGGCGTTAGCTGACACTAGCCTGATTGGTACTCGGCTGGGCAGCATGCGGACGGTGGTCGTTGCCAGTCCAGCACTTCTTGATCGTCACAGAGAAGTTCAACACCCAGATGATCTGAAATTTCTACCCTCCATAAAGCTCACATTACCAACGCCAGCCGACGCCCCAGAGCCACAGAAAACCAAAATCTACTGGCCTGAAGGGCAAATCCGGTTGCTCGTCCCAAGCACGGAAGCGGCGATCGATGCGGCTGAGGCAGAGTTGGGATTTGTCCGGCTCCTGCACTATCAAGCGGCAGAAGCACTTGTTGCCGGCCGGTTGCGTCTGCTGCTAGCATCATTCGAAGGAGAGCCTGCCCCGGTTCACATTCTACATGCGGCTCTACCACAATTGCCTCAAAAAACCCGACGCTTCCTGGATTTCGCAAGCAGCAGACTGCGTGCAACTCTGATTGCTGTTGGAAAGGCCTGA
- a CDS encoding TonB-dependent receptor plug domain-containing protein, with product MLEKIVVMSTRKTKRVLDVPQSISVITREELDDHNVRDIQDLVRHEPGVSVGRSTSLTNPWGQLNGFTIRGMSGNRVQLTVDGSRVQEQITDGSRDFFDMDNFRAVEIVKGPNSVLWGADAVGGSVMFQTLDPSDLLTDKSKPWALRVKTGYDSFDKSWKKQVIGGRCHVVRLRPDEALSVKLRQLRRSRPSSAPWRGSDECGWRGRSVFDATGRNDF from the coding sequence GTGCTGGAAAAGATCGTTGTGATGTCGACGCGTAAAACAAAGCGTGTTCTCGACGTACCGCAATCAATTTCGGTTATCACACGCGAAGAACTGGACGACCACAATGTGCGCGATATTCAGGATCTTGTACGCCATGAACCAGGAGTGAGTGTCGGTCGCAGCACGTCACTGACCAATCCATGGGGCCAACTTAACGGCTTCACAATCCGCGGCATGAGCGGTAACCGCGTCCAGCTTACCGTAGATGGCTCTCGCGTGCAGGAACAGATCACCGATGGAAGCCGCGACTTCTTCGACATGGACAATTTCCGGGCGGTGGAAATCGTCAAGGGACCAAATTCCGTCTTATGGGGAGCTGACGCTGTCGGAGGCTCTGTTATGTTCCAGACGCTCGACCCCTCGGATCTCTTGACGGACAAGAGCAAACCATGGGCTCTTCGCGTAAAGACAGGCTATGACAGTTTCGACAAAAGCTGGAAAAAGCAGGTTATCGGCGGGCGTTGTCACGTTGTTCGACTGAGGCCGGACGAAGCACTTTCAGTTAAACTCAGGCAGTTGCGCCGGTCACGGCCTTCCAGTGCGCCATGGCGCGGATCCGATGAATGTGGGTGGCGAGGGCGGAGTGTTTTTGATGCGACGGGACGAAATGATTTCTAA
- a CDS encoding HAD family hydrolase, whose protein sequence is MIGQTRHNDDQLFVLDVGGVFISLDIGKRRAALEAGGLWQANAIPDAFLLEANMQFRLGRISEEDYLHSVKPIYGLSTEQVIQAETALLADVLEEMASFVRSLKSAYRIVCLSNTHALHWKHIYEHMLGPDFFDTCYLSHEMGMEKPEEDIYRAVQQHEKVPPERIIFVDDTLENIQTARRLGWNSIHHISAADTIATIEKALMRKPTARQRS, encoded by the coding sequence ATGATTGGGCAAACGCGACACAACGACGATCAGCTTTTCGTCCTTGATGTGGGAGGGGTGTTCATTTCGCTGGATATCGGCAAAAGGCGTGCTGCGCTTGAAGCCGGTGGCCTCTGGCAGGCGAATGCCATTCCCGACGCCTTCCTTCTTGAAGCCAACATGCAGTTCCGTCTCGGGCGCATCAGCGAAGAGGATTATCTTCATAGCGTTAAACCTATCTACGGCCTTAGTACCGAGCAGGTCATACAGGCGGAAACGGCATTGCTGGCCGATGTCTTGGAAGAAATGGCAAGTTTTGTACGCAGCCTTAAATCCGCTTACCGTATCGTCTGTCTTTCCAATACCCATGCGCTTCATTGGAAGCATATTTACGAACATATGCTAGGTCCGGACTTCTTCGATACCTGTTACCTCTCACACGAGATGGGTATGGAGAAGCCCGAGGAAGACATCTACCGAGCGGTCCAGCAACACGAGAAGGTGCCACCAGAGCGGATCATCTTTGTCGACGATACGCTGGAAAACATTCAAACTGCACGCCGATTGGGGTGGAACAGCATCCACCACATCAGCGCCGCAGACACGATTGCAACCATTGAAAAAGCGCTGATGCGGAAACCAACTGCACGCCAGCGATCTTAG